One genomic window of Leptospira paudalimensis includes the following:
- a CDS encoding sulfurtransferase: protein MKIQKTYGVYLFAISLFWALWLQLTAGPSKPHPKTKTETWFLTANETLTLPEFKTIDTRSFPSRVKEKLPNSLVLSWEDLSQKETPNRGKLLETKSLQKKLSSLGIVTSDLIIVLGDGKNGWGEEGRIVWSLREVGYPKTFWFNGDVSSFKDILNQRKSKIVSQGESNHSLLLAQKEFQLHTDITKDEIAKQLNQGSYQILDTREPREFSGSTPYGEFRGGHIPGAKSFFYQNLFDDQGKIKTKEEVENSLTQLGITKSKPIIAYCTGGVRSAFVVGILRSYGYNAFNYSGSMWEWSSYKDLPLEK from the coding sequence ATGAAAATCCAGAAAACCTATGGAGTTTACCTGTTTGCCATTTCTTTATTTTGGGCCCTTTGGTTACAATTGACGGCAGGTCCATCAAAACCTCATCCCAAAACCAAAACGGAAACTTGGTTCTTAACGGCGAATGAGACCTTAACACTCCCCGAATTCAAAACAATCGACACTAGGTCTTTTCCTTCTCGAGTCAAAGAAAAACTTCCAAATTCACTGGTCCTTAGTTGGGAAGACTTATCACAGAAAGAAACTCCCAATCGCGGGAAATTACTCGAAACAAAATCCCTTCAAAAAAAACTTTCGAGTTTAGGAATTGTAACATCTGATCTGATAATCGTGTTAGGTGATGGAAAAAATGGATGGGGAGAAGAAGGTCGTATTGTTTGGAGTTTGCGAGAAGTTGGATATCCGAAGACGTTTTGGTTTAACGGAGATGTGTCCTCTTTCAAAGATATATTAAATCAAAGAAAAAGTAAAATTGTTTCCCAGGGGGAATCGAATCACTCTTTATTATTAGCACAAAAAGAATTTCAGCTGCATACAGATATCACAAAGGATGAAATCGCCAAACAATTAAACCAAGGGTCTTACCAAATTTTAGACACAAGAGAACCAAGAGAATTTTCTGGTTCCACACCTTATGGAGAATTCAGAGGAGGCCATATACCAGGTGCAAAATCATTTTTTTATCAAAATTTATTTGATGACCAAGGCAAAATCAAAACGAAAGAGGAAGTGGAAAACTCACTCACACAGTTAGGAATAACGAAGTCAAAACCAATCATTGCCTATTGTACAGGAGGAGTAAGATCTGCATTTGTTGTAGGTATCTTACGATCTTATGGATATAACGCCTTTAATTATTCAGGTTCAATGTGGGAATGGTCTTCCTACAAAGACTTACCATTGGAAAAATAA